In a genomic window of Octadecabacter temperatus:
- the mnmE gene encoding tRNA uridine-5-carboxymethylaminomethyl(34) synthesis GTPase MnmE, whose amino-acid sequence MDTIYALASAAGKAGVSIIRISGPDSLRSCAEMGAEIGEHDRKLVKLIAQDGSLIDQAFAISFGNGRSFTGEQVVELQTHGSPAIVSAVLGRLKSIGLRLAEAGEFTRRAMDNGMLDLAQVEGLADLIDAETESQRRQAVRVFNGALGELADGWRVKLVRAAALLEATIDFVDEDVPVDVYPEVNELVGVVYEQVSHEAAGVRVRERVRDGFEVALVGPPNSGKSTLLNRLAGREAAITSDIAGTTRDVIEVRMDLDGLPVTVLDTAGLRDSDDVLEGIGIERGIARAQAADVRVHLLVGELNQAPASDEGLDIYLKSKADLSESEFENAISGVTGLGVDRLLNQVSAYLQDQVAGAGVATRTRHQIALETAASALQAVMTGLEDGHFPVDLLAEDLRTSIRALDSLIGRVDVENVLGEIFSSFCIGK is encoded by the coding sequence ATGGATACGATTTACGCACTTGCATCGGCAGCTGGTAAAGCAGGTGTTTCGATTATCCGAATTTCTGGGCCTGACTCATTGCGAAGTTGTGCGGAAATGGGTGCCGAAATTGGTGAGCATGATCGCAAGCTTGTGAAGTTAATAGCGCAAGACGGAAGCCTTATTGATCAGGCTTTTGCGATCAGCTTTGGTAATGGCCGAAGTTTTACCGGCGAGCAGGTTGTTGAGCTCCAGACACACGGTTCTCCGGCAATTGTTTCCGCGGTTCTCGGTAGGCTTAAGAGCATCGGTCTTCGATTGGCCGAAGCTGGCGAGTTTACGCGTCGCGCGATGGACAATGGAATGCTTGATCTAGCTCAGGTTGAAGGCCTTGCCGACCTAATTGACGCCGAAACAGAAAGCCAAAGGCGCCAAGCAGTGCGTGTATTCAACGGCGCGCTAGGTGAACTGGCTGATGGATGGCGCGTTAAGTTGGTACGGGCCGCAGCGCTTTTGGAAGCGACCATTGATTTCGTTGATGAGGACGTACCAGTTGACGTTTATCCCGAGGTGAATGAGCTCGTCGGTGTTGTTTACGAACAAGTTTCCCATGAGGCCGCAGGCGTGCGTGTACGTGAACGTGTAAGAGATGGTTTTGAAGTGGCGCTGGTAGGGCCGCCAAATTCCGGAAAATCTACGCTATTGAATAGGCTAGCTGGCCGCGAGGCAGCTATTACGTCTGATATAGCTGGGACTACCCGCGACGTGATAGAAGTCCGGATGGATCTTGATGGGTTGCCGGTTACTGTTCTTGATACCGCTGGACTAAGGGATTCCGATGACGTTCTAGAAGGTATCGGTATCGAACGCGGTATTGCACGCGCCCAAGCTGCCGACGTTCGAGTGCATTTGCTTGTTGGAGAGCTCAATCAGGCCCCCGCGAGTGACGAGGGATTGGATATCTATTTGAAATCAAAAGCAGACTTGTCAGAGTCTGAGTTTGAGAACGCAATTTCAGGTGTGACAGGTTTGGGTGTTGATCGGCTTTTGAATCAAGTGTCCGCCTATCTGCAGGATCAAGTGGCTGGTGCAGGTGTAGCGACGCGTACGCGGCATCAAATTGCATTAGAAACGGCTGCTTCTGCGTTGCAGGCTGTAATGACGGGCCTTGAAGATGGCCATTTTCCCGTCGATTTGTTGGCCGAGGACTTACGTACTTCTATTCGTGCTTTGGATAGCCTGATCGGTCGCGTTGATGTAGAGAACGTGTTAGGTGAGATCTTCTCAAGTTTTTGCATCGGCAAGTAA
- the rho gene encoding transcription termination factor Rho has protein sequence MPTDRLNLADLKAQSPKNLLSLAEELEIENASTMRKGDMMFSILKERAEDDWVIGGDGVLEVVQDGFGFLRSPGANYLPGPDDIYVSPEMIRLHALRTGDTVEGVIKAPLETERYFALTKVEKINFEEPERARHKVAFENLTPLYPEERLQMETDDPTTKDRSARIIDLVAPIGKGQRSLIVAPPRTGKTVLLQNIAHSIAANHPECYLIVLLIDERPEEVTDMQRSVKGEVVSSTFDEPASRHVAVSEMVIEKAKRLVEHKRDVVILLDSITRLGRAFNTTVPSSGKVLTGGVDANALQRPKRFFGAARNIEEGGSLTIIATALIDTGSRMDEVIFEEFKGTGNSEIVLDRKIADKRVFPAMDILKSGTRKEDLLVDKVDLQKTYVLRRILNPMGTTDAIEFLISKLKQTKTNSDFFDSMNT, from the coding sequence ATGCCGACAGACCGTTTGAACCTTGCTGACCTTAAGGCGCAAAGTCCAAAAAACCTTCTCTCTCTTGCTGAAGAGCTTGAGATTGAGAACGCGTCGACGATGCGCAAGGGCGACATGATGTTTTCGATCCTTAAGGAACGTGCTGAGGATGATTGGGTAATTGGTGGTGACGGCGTTTTAGAAGTCGTTCAGGATGGTTTCGGATTTCTACGCTCTCCTGGTGCGAACTACCTGCCAGGTCCAGATGACATTTACGTTTCGCCGGAAATGATCCGCCTCCATGCGCTTCGTACAGGTGATACTGTTGAGGGCGTCATCAAAGCGCCTTTGGAAACCGAACGTTATTTTGCGCTGACTAAAGTTGAAAAAATCAACTTTGAAGAACCAGAACGCGCGCGCCACAAAGTCGCTTTCGAAAACTTGACGCCACTTTACCCAGAAGAACGTCTTCAGATGGAAACAGATGATCCCACGACCAAAGACCGGTCCGCGCGGATTATCGATTTGGTCGCGCCAATTGGTAAAGGTCAACGTTCCTTGATCGTTGCGCCACCTCGTACAGGTAAAACTGTGCTGCTTCAGAATATCGCGCACTCAATCGCTGCGAACCACCCTGAGTGCTATTTGATCGTTCTTTTGATCGATGAACGTCCTGAGGAAGTTACCGACATGCAGCGCTCAGTTAAGGGCGAAGTTGTTTCCTCAACATTTGATGAGCCTGCGTCGCGCCACGTTGCTGTGTCCGAAATGGTTATTGAGAAAGCCAAACGCCTCGTTGAACATAAGCGCGACGTTGTGATTCTGCTCGATTCAATCACGCGCCTGGGCCGTGCGTTTAACACGACTGTGCCGTCTTCTGGTAAGGTTCTGACTGGGGGTGTGGACGCCAACGCCTTGCAACGCCCTAAGCGCTTCTTTGGTGCTGCACGAAACATCGAAGAAGGTGGTTCTTTGACGATTATCGCGACAGCGTTGATCGATACAGGTAGCCGCATGGACGAAGTTATCTTTGAAGAATTCAAAGGTACGGGTAACTCTGAGATCGTTCTTGATCGTAAGATTGCTGATAAGCGCGTATTCCCTGCAATGGATATTCTGAAATCAGGCACACGTAAGGAAGACCTGTTGGTTGATAAAGTTGACCTGCAGAAAACCTACGTGTTGCGTCGTATTTTGAACCCGATGGGGACAACTGACGCGATTGAATTCCTGATTTCGAAGTTAAAACAGACCAAGACGAACTCGGACTTCTTCGACTCTATGAACACGTAA
- a CDS encoding Maf family protein has product MTEPIILASTSEIRSKLLRNAGLDHTITPARIDEDSIKRALEAEEATPRDIADTLAEMKARKVAEKGIGGLVLGCDQVLSFKGAILSKPKTRQEAHDQLVALRGQPHQLLSAAVIYEDLKPVWRHVGVARLAMRDFSDAYLDDYLERNWDSIRWSVGGYKIEEEGIRLFRMVQGDTFTIQGIPLLELLSYLTLRGTLPT; this is encoded by the coding sequence ATGACTGAACCAATTATTTTGGCGTCCACTTCTGAAATTCGCAGCAAATTACTGCGAAACGCAGGGTTAGATCATACCATCACTCCCGCACGAATCGATGAAGATTCGATTAAGCGCGCTTTAGAAGCTGAAGAGGCCACGCCGCGTGACATTGCAGATACCCTTGCAGAAATGAAAGCCCGCAAAGTGGCTGAAAAGGGGATCGGGGGCTTGGTGCTAGGCTGTGATCAAGTGTTGTCGTTTAAAGGAGCAATCCTTTCAAAGCCCAAAACTCGTCAAGAAGCACACGATCAACTCGTTGCGTTGCGCGGACAGCCGCACCAATTACTGTCTGCGGCGGTCATCTACGAAGACCTTAAACCCGTTTGGCGGCATGTCGGTGTAGCACGGCTTGCGATGCGTGATTTTTCAGATGCGTATTTAGACGACTACTTAGAACGAAACTGGGACAGCATTCGCTGGTCCGTCGGTGGGTACAAAATAGAAGAAGAGGGCATTCGCTTATTCCGTATGGTACAAGGCGATACATTCACCATTCAGGGTATACCTTTACTGGAACTCTTGTCTTATCTCACTCTGCGCGGAACACTGCCAACATGA
- a CDS encoding shikimate dehydrogenase produces MTDRTIPLAGVLGNPISQSRSPQLFRHWLKAYDRPGFYVPVHVTEGDLEQVIRTMPKMGFVGCNVTAPHKVDVLEIADLATDRATLIGAANTLIFRKDGKIHADNTDGYGFIANLKQGAPGWAPSIGPAAVLGAGGAARAVIASLIDVGVQEIFLSNRTRPKAEALKAAFGTKVTVVDWVQAGNMLEDAATVVNTTSLGMAGKPEFRVPLDGLRRGTVVTDLVYNPLKTRLLVEAEAAGCVVVDGLGMLLHQAVPGFERWFGVRPEVDVDTRAAVLA; encoded by the coding sequence ATGACTGATCGAACAATCCCTCTCGCCGGCGTTCTTGGAAACCCGATTTCCCAATCCAGATCGCCACAGCTTTTCCGTCACTGGTTAAAGGCATATGACCGTCCGGGTTTTTATGTGCCTGTTCACGTGACTGAAGGCGATTTGGAGCAAGTCATTCGTACAATGCCAAAAATGGGTTTCGTTGGCTGTAATGTAACCGCGCCCCATAAAGTTGACGTACTTGAGATCGCGGACCTCGCAACAGATCGTGCGACGCTAATTGGTGCCGCGAATACTCTGATCTTCCGCAAAGACGGAAAGATCCACGCGGATAATACGGATGGGTATGGTTTCATCGCGAACCTGAAACAAGGCGCACCGGGCTGGGCTCCGTCCATTGGTCCGGCGGCCGTTCTTGGTGCGGGCGGCGCGGCGCGTGCGGTGATTGCGTCTTTGATCGACGTTGGTGTTCAGGAAATTTTTCTGAGCAACAGAACCCGACCCAAAGCTGAAGCGCTGAAGGCGGCGTTTGGGACCAAAGTTACAGTTGTAGATTGGGTACAGGCCGGAAACATGTTGGAGGATGCGGCGACAGTCGTGAACACAACATCGCTTGGCATGGCGGGCAAACCAGAGTTTCGCGTTCCGCTTGATGGGTTGCGGCGCGGCACGGTTGTTACTGACTTAGTATATAACCCGCTTAAGACGCGGCTGTTGGTGGAAGCAGAAGCGGCGGGCTGTGTCGTCGTGGATGGCTTGGGCATGTTGCTTCATCAAGCTGTCCCTGGGTTTGAACGCTGGTTCGGCGTGCGCCCTGAAGTTGACGTCGACACACGCGCAGCTGTTCTCGCATGA
- the coaE gene encoding dephospho-CoA kinase (Dephospho-CoA kinase (CoaE) performs the final step in coenzyme A biosynthesis.), translated as MSFVLGLTGSIGMGKSTTAQMFADAGVPVWDADAVVRKLYGAGGSAADAVVKHYPEAIENGAVSREKLRALIAANPAILDHIQKIVHPLVAADRAEFLEIAVAPIVVLDIPLLFETGTDSFCDAIAVVSTTAVEQRERVLGRGEMSEADFELILSRQMPDAEKRARARWVILTQTLDGARRSVKDILVEIAKELPDA; from the coding sequence ATGAGTTTTGTTCTCGGCCTTACGGGGTCTATCGGCATGGGCAAATCTACGACCGCACAGATGTTTGCGGATGCGGGTGTTCCGGTTTGGGATGCCGATGCGGTGGTTCGTAAGCTGTACGGTGCAGGGGGATCAGCCGCCGACGCCGTGGTAAAGCACTATCCGGAAGCGATTGAAAACGGTGCAGTTTCCCGTGAGAAATTGCGCGCTTTGATTGCCGCGAACCCTGCAATCTTAGACCACATTCAGAAAATCGTTCATCCGCTGGTCGCTGCAGATCGTGCCGAGTTCTTGGAAATCGCGGTAGCTCCGATTGTCGTTCTTGATATTCCACTGCTGTTTGAAACGGGTACGGACAGTTTTTGCGATGCAATAGCAGTGGTTTCTACCACCGCCGTCGAGCAACGCGAACGGGTTCTCGGGCGCGGTGAAATGTCAGAAGCCGACTTTGAATTAATCCTATCGCGGCAAATGCCAGATGCAGAGAAACGGGCGCGCGCGCGGTGGGTCATCTTGACGCAAACGCTGGACGGTGCGCGAAGATCTGTGAAAGATATCTTAGTGGAAATTGCCAAGGAACTTCCCGATGCGTGA
- the dnaQ gene encoding DNA polymerase III subunit epsilon has product MREIVLDTETTGFEPSEGDRIVEIGAIELLNHMPTGRTYHQYINPKRSMPAGAFEIHGIGPDLLEPPKDPTPGQVILRDKPVFADIAQAFVDFIGDARLVIHNAAFDMKFLNAELGWLNRALLPMDQSLDTLAIARKKFPGSPASLDALCRRFGIDNSNRTLHGALLDSEILAEVYLELIGGRQPDLVMGGQTEAKTTSAGSDWRPQPRPTPLASKIKAAEADAHAAFIDTLGDDALWKKT; this is encoded by the coding sequence ATGCGTGAGATCGTTCTTGATACTGAGACAACAGGTTTTGAACCAAGCGAAGGCGATCGTATCGTTGAAATTGGTGCGATTGAATTGCTCAACCATATGCCCACGGGCCGGACGTATCATCAGTACATCAACCCAAAGCGGTCAATGCCCGCGGGCGCGTTTGAAATTCACGGAATTGGACCAGACCTTTTGGAACCGCCAAAAGACCCGACCCCTGGTCAAGTAATTCTACGCGACAAACCTGTTTTTGCGGATATCGCGCAGGCCTTTGTAGATTTCATCGGCGACGCAAGACTTGTTATTCACAACGCCGCTTTTGACATGAAGTTTCTGAATGCCGAACTTGGTTGGTTGAACCGAGCTTTGTTACCCATGGACCAGTCGCTCGATACGCTTGCGATCGCGCGCAAAAAGTTCCCTGGTTCGCCTGCGTCTTTGGATGCGCTGTGTCGTCGTTTCGGAATCGATAACTCAAACCGGACATTGCACGGCGCGCTACTCGATAGTGAAATTCTTGCTGAAGTTTACCTTGAACTGATTGGAGGACGTCAGCCGGACCTTGTGATGGGCGGTCAGACAGAAGCAAAGACCACGTCGGCAGGATCGGACTGGCGGCCACAACCACGGCCAACACCGCTCGCGTCAAAAATAAAAGCGGCGGAGGCCGATGCCCACGCCGCTTTCATTGATACGCTGGGCGATGATGCCCTTTGGAAAAAGACCTAA
- the secB gene encoding protein-export chaperone SecB translates to MAEEETTPTNGAADAAAAAPQIKQRILAQFVRDLSFENVMAQKGVDGEVKPEIKVEVNLDARKRGVENQYEVITKLKVSSTNAGSDKNLFMLELEYSGVFEIEGVPEQQMHPYLMIECPRMTFPFIRRIVSDVTRDGGFPPLNLEQIDFVAIYRQQLALRAAQQKTADA, encoded by the coding sequence ATGGCCGAAGAAGAAACAACACCAACAAACGGCGCAGCAGATGCAGCAGCCGCAGCACCACAGATCAAACAACGTATTCTCGCCCAGTTTGTTCGCGACCTTTCGTTCGAAAACGTCATGGCGCAAAAAGGCGTCGACGGTGAAGTTAAGCCTGAGATCAAGGTCGAAGTGAACCTTGATGCACGCAAGCGCGGCGTTGAAAACCAGTATGAAGTAATCACCAAGTTGAAGGTATCTTCAACCAACGCTGGTTCGGATAAGAACTTGTTCATGCTTGAGCTTGAGTATTCCGGCGTGTTCGAAATCGAAGGCGTGCCAGAACAGCAAATGCACCCGTACCTGATGATCGAATGCCCTCGCATGACGTTCCCGTTCATCCGCCGCATCGTCAGTGACGTTACACGTGATGGTGGCTTCCCACCGCTGAACCTTGAGCAAATTGATTTTGTCGCAATCTACCGCCAGCAACTTGCACTACGTGCAGCGCAGCAGAAAACGGCAGACGCTTAG
- a CDS encoding FxsA family protein yields MLLLLLFIGIPLLEITLFIQVGGAIGLGWTLAIVIATAILGAWMVRSQGNRAMLDLRTSFSSLQDPTEPLAHGAMILFSGALLLTPGFFTDFVGFALLIPGVRTGLYKYMRSRVNVQSFQMGPDSSQSNRSHPNDRVIDGEFEEIDPDNRPNDGPSGWTKH; encoded by the coding sequence ATGCTTTTGCTTTTGCTATTTATCGGCATCCCATTGCTTGAAATCACTCTCTTTATCCAAGTCGGTGGCGCAATCGGGCTCGGTTGGACGCTTGCGATTGTGATCGCAACGGCGATCTTGGGTGCATGGATGGTGCGCAGTCAGGGAAATCGCGCAATGTTAGACTTGCGCACGTCCTTTTCCAGCTTGCAGGACCCAACAGAACCACTCGCACATGGTGCGATGATCCTATTTTCAGGCGCTTTGCTACTTACACCGGGGTTTTTTACCGATTTTGTCGGGTTTGCTCTCTTGATTCCCGGCGTGCGTACTGGCCTTTACAAATACATGCGCAGTCGCGTGAACGTTCAGTCTTTTCAAATGGGGCCTGATAGCTCTCAATCAAATCGATCACACCCGAATGATCGCGTAATTGATGGTGAATTCGAAGAGATTGACCCTGACAATCGTCCCAATGACGGCCCATCAGGATGGACTAAACATTGA
- a CDS encoding Tim44/TimA family putative adaptor protein — MNSPALQLLVLAAIAIFLILRLRSVLGTREGFEKPKTQKQAPKRRTGPTLEVIDGGPDPDVTDYVEADSDTGKALSAMKAADRSFNVREFVRGARGAYEMILTGFEKGDLAEIKPFLSDDVYEAFAGVVEAREKDGLSVDFTFVGISETTLVGADFDEATNEGEVSVKFVSESTSAVYDKGGDLKEGSTTDIKKQRDVWTFGRKMGTGDPNWFLVATGE; from the coding sequence ATGAATTCGCCCGCTCTTCAGCTTCTGGTTCTCGCAGCAATTGCGATATTCCTGATCCTTCGCCTGCGCAGTGTGTTGGGAACGCGGGAAGGGTTTGAAAAACCAAAGACACAAAAGCAAGCGCCTAAACGGCGAACTGGTCCCACACTTGAAGTAATTGACGGTGGGCCTGATCCAGATGTTACCGACTATGTTGAAGCCGACAGTGATACAGGCAAGGCATTGTCTGCGATGAAAGCAGCCGATCGGTCTTTCAATGTTCGTGAATTCGTTCGCGGTGCGCGCGGCGCATATGAAATGATCCTGACGGGTTTTGAAAAGGGCGACCTTGCCGAAATCAAACCGTTCTTGTCGGATGATGTTTACGAAGCCTTTGCTGGTGTTGTCGAAGCCCGCGAAAAAGACGGGCTGAGCGTCGATTTCACGTTTGTTGGAATTTCGGAAACCACACTTGTTGGCGCTGATTTTGACGAGGCGACGAATGAAGGCGAAGTTTCGGTGAAGTTCGTGAGTGAAAGCACATCGGCAGTTTATGATAAGGGTGGCGATCTAAAGGAAGGATCTACTACCGACATCAAGAAGCAACGCGACGTCTGGACGTTTGGCCGCAAGATGGGCACTGGCGATCCCAATTGGTTCCTCGTCGCCACAGGCGAATGA
- the mltA gene encoding murein transglycosylase A — MANPTYQLLQFEELEGWAEDDHQAAFDVFLSTCGDMRDPAWEAICAVAGQGHEARGFFERFFTPVLIEDGKDALFTGYFEPELRGSLNRGGPYQYPLYRQPDDVSSPWLTRQEIEETGALSGKGLEIAWIDDPVDVFFLQVQGSGRVKLDTGGGIRVGYGGANGHEYSSIGLELVRRGIYESHQVSADVIRNWVRNNGQEGLQLLWANDSFVFFREVNEVPAHMGPLGAMNRSVTTMRTVAIDPSYIPYGAPVWIEMQGANPLNRLMVAQDTGSAIRGSQRADIFFGTGDEAGRAAGRIKDGGRMVVLMPIQSAYALLPDVIE, encoded by the coding sequence ATGGCCAATCCGACGTACCAACTTTTGCAATTTGAAGAGCTGGAAGGCTGGGCGGAAGACGACCATCAGGCCGCTTTCGATGTGTTCCTGTCCACGTGTGGCGACATGCGTGACCCCGCTTGGGAAGCGATCTGCGCTGTTGCTGGTCAGGGCCACGAAGCACGCGGGTTTTTCGAACGTTTCTTTACCCCTGTCCTTATTGAGGACGGCAAAGACGCGTTGTTCACTGGGTATTTTGAACCCGAATTGCGCGGCTCACTAAACCGTGGTGGTCCTTATCAGTACCCTCTTTATCGCCAGCCAGATGATGTTTCCTCTCCTTGGTTAACGCGCCAAGAGATTGAAGAAACCGGCGCGCTTTCCGGTAAAGGACTTGAAATAGCGTGGATCGATGATCCCGTTGATGTGTTCTTTTTGCAGGTCCAAGGTTCGGGTCGTGTGAAGTTGGATACGGGAGGCGGCATTCGTGTCGGCTACGGTGGTGCAAACGGTCACGAGTATTCATCAATCGGGCTAGAGTTGGTGCGTCGAGGAATTTACGAGTCCCATCAGGTTTCCGCCGATGTCATCCGGAACTGGGTGCGTAATAACGGCCAAGAAGGTCTACAACTTTTGTGGGCGAACGACAGTTTTGTCTTCTTCCGTGAGGTCAACGAAGTGCCTGCCCATATGGGCCCGCTTGGTGCGATGAACAGGTCAGTTACGACGATGCGCACCGTGGCGATTGACCCAAGCTATATCCCTTACGGCGCACCGGTTTGGATTGAAATGCAAGGTGCCAATCCGCTCAACCGTTTGATGGTGGCACAAGATACTGGATCGGCAATTCGTGGATCGCAACGTGCCGACATTTTCTTTGGAACCGGCGATGAAGCAGGACGAGCGGCAGGACGAATTAAAGATGGCGGGCGCATGGTGGTTCTGATGCCAATTCAAAGCGCCTACGCGTTGCTTCCAGATGTGATCGAATGA
- a CDS encoding Smr/MutS family protein, translated as MKRPRHLSAEEKALWETVTKRTEPLEKPVGKLIRAAPKTPKPSPSVSKPRPIPSFNIGDSVDHRSDHDLLPSLGQQMRAAPVQMDRKAFGKLRRGKLKPDARIDLHGMTMAQAHPALTGFILRSASAGHRLVLVITGKGKDRDDGGPIPTKFGVLRHQVPQWLSMAPLGGLVMQVSESHIRHGGQGAYYVYLRRAR; from the coding sequence ATGAAACGGCCTCGACATTTGTCAGCTGAAGAAAAGGCTTTGTGGGAAACGGTGACAAAGCGGACAGAGCCGCTTGAGAAACCTGTTGGAAAGTTGATACGCGCTGCACCCAAGACACCAAAGCCGTCGCCAAGCGTGTCAAAACCTCGGCCAATACCTTCGTTCAATATCGGTGATTCAGTCGATCATCGATCAGACCATGACTTACTCCCGTCGCTTGGCCAACAAATGCGTGCCGCACCTGTTCAAATGGATCGAAAGGCGTTTGGAAAATTGCGGCGTGGAAAGTTAAAACCGGACGCACGGATCGATTTGCACGGGATGACAATGGCGCAAGCGCATCCAGCTCTTACAGGTTTTATTCTACGGTCAGCCAGCGCTGGGCATCGTTTGGTTTTGGTGATCACCGGCAAAGGTAAAGATCGCGACGATGGAGGCCCGATCCCCACCAAGTTCGGCGTCTTGCGCCATCAAGTTCCGCAATGGTTGTCTATGGCGCCATTAGGTGGATTGGTGATGCAAGTTAGTGAAAGCCACATTCGCCACGGCGGGCAGGGCGCGTATTACGTTTACCTACGTCGCGCGCGCTGA
- a CDS encoding MFS transporter, with the protein MTRDSGYIHFIRENAPFLATGALLSFLSSFGQTYFISIFGGEIREQYGLSNGDWGLIYMIGTGASAAIMVFAGGLADRFRVRQLGITVILLLGLSCVLMALNPIAALLPLVVFFLRFFGQGMTTQVATVAMARWFVATRGRALAVAAMGYMLAEATLPLLMVWMKSRVDWHFIWLGCALFCLAMAPVLFRLLRLERTPQSVSSSEQSTGLYGKHWTRMDALRHPMFWAMAPAVMSFSGFGTAFWFHQVHFAEIKGWSHLALVAVFPLGTATIFLSTIIYGWAVDRVGAVRLLPFYLIPYIIAFILHWYAPSLGWTALALILMGAAGGGQATLLNACWAEFFGTQHLGSIKAAATALMVLGSALGPGISGWLIDNGVGFEVQMLGYSACFAIAALLLLYPVALMRRSARAT; encoded by the coding sequence ATGACCCGCGATTCCGGCTACATCCATTTTATCCGTGAAAACGCGCCCTTCCTCGCGACGGGCGCGTTGCTGTCGTTTTTGTCCAGCTTTGGGCAGACCTATTTCATCTCAATCTTCGGTGGTGAGATCCGTGAACAATACGGGTTAAGCAACGGCGACTGGGGACTGATCTATATGATCGGCACGGGTGCGTCTGCTGCTATCATGGTCTTTGCTGGTGGGCTGGCCGACCGGTTCCGCGTTCGACAATTGGGAATTACAGTGATCCTACTACTCGGGCTGTCCTGCGTTTTGATGGCGCTGAACCCGATTGCTGCTTTGCTTCCTCTAGTAGTTTTTTTTCTGCGCTTCTTTGGTCAGGGAATGACAACCCAAGTTGCCACCGTTGCAATGGCCCGTTGGTTCGTCGCGACGCGCGGACGCGCCCTCGCTGTTGCCGCGATGGGGTATATGTTGGCCGAAGCGACCTTGCCGTTGTTAATGGTCTGGATGAAATCACGGGTAGATTGGCATTTCATTTGGCTCGGATGCGCATTGTTCTGCCTTGCCATGGCACCAGTGCTTTTTAGATTGCTGCGTTTGGAACGCACACCGCAATCAGTGTCTTCGAGTGAGCAGTCAACAGGATTGTACGGCAAGCACTGGACCAGAATGGACGCCTTGCGTCACCCGATGTTTTGGGCAATGGCCCCAGCCGTCATGTCATTCTCTGGTTTTGGAACCGCCTTCTGGTTTCACCAAGTGCATTTCGCTGAAATCAAGGGTTGGTCGCACCTCGCCCTTGTGGCGGTGTTCCCGTTGGGAACCGCTACGATATTCCTTTCGACAATTATCTACGGTTGGGCAGTAGATCGTGTTGGCGCTGTGCGCCTTCTGCCGTTCTACCTGATCCCCTACATCATCGCTTTCATCTTGCACTGGTATGCACCCAGCTTGGGGTGGACCGCTTTGGCATTGATCCTGATGGGAGCTGCGGGAGGCGGGCAAGCAACCCTTTTGAATGCATGTTGGGCAGAATTTTTTGGAACACAACACCTAGGATCCATCAAAGCCGCGGCAACCGCTCTTATGGTTCTCGGCTCCGCACTCGGTCCGGGGATAAGCGGCTGGCTAATCGATAATGGGGTTGGGTTTGAGGTGCAGATGCTCGGCTATTCCGCGTGCTTTGCGATTGCTGCCCTGCTTTTGCTGTATCCTGTCGCGCTCATGCGAAGATCAGCGCGCGCGACGTAG